Proteins encoded in a region of the Benincasa hispida cultivar B227 chromosome 2, ASM972705v1, whole genome shotgun sequence genome:
- the LOC120071470 gene encoding transcription factor bHLH68 isoform X2 — MNRGVLQSSVMQQMMGSENPNWWNMMNISGGLRSTTTQQSSPNNNHNNNSPNILFPHSSLPFPSNCYYDVQDHHHLPESWSQLLLGGLVGEDDQKGCMGMFQSKKLEGWEEEILNSNNNNNTQQNQVDVKKEHSAQASNYVYGHGGDDYQLVAQKQNWSPMIQSSSPQSCVTSFSSNMLDFSNNNNNNSLVDHSRPRHPPQLDRSSECNSNVTGGAVKKARVQSSNQTTFKVRKEKLGDRITALHQLVSPFGKTDTASVLLEAIGYIRFLQSQIEALSLPYLGNASGSTRQQQQQQHSVQGERNCVFPEDPGQDEEGKKDLRSRGLCLVPVSCTLQVGSDNGADYWAPAFGGGGGGGGFR; from the exons aTGAATAGAGGGGTTTTGCAAAGCTCAGTTATGCAACAAATGATGGGTTCAGAAAACCCTAATTGGTGGAATATGATGAATATTAGTGGAGGTTTGAGAAGCACAACCACACAACAATCTTCTcctaataataatcataataataattctCCCAATATTCTTTTCCCTCACTCTTCACTTCCTTTTCCTTCTAATTGTTACTATGATGTTCAAGATCATCACCACCTTCCTGAATCTTGGAGCCAACTCCTCTT GGGTGGATTGGTAGGTGAAGATGATCAAAAGGGTTGTATGGGAATGTTTCAATCCAAGAAATTAGAGGGTTGGGAAGAAGAGATTTTGAATAGTAACAATAACAACAACACTCAACAAAACCAAGTTGATGTCAAGAAAGAACACTCAGCTCAAGCAAGTAACTATGTGTATGGACACGGTGGCGACGATTATCAATTGGTGGCTCAAAAACAAAATTGGTCTCCTATGATACAATCTTCTTCTCCTCAGTCATGTGTGACAAGTTTCAGCAGTAATATGTTGGATTTTtcaaacaataacaataacaactcTCTTGTTGATCATTCTCGTCCTAGACATCCTCCTCAACTAGATCGCTCTTCCGAG TGTAACAGCAATGTAACTGGTGGGGCAGTGAAGAAGGCAAGAGTTCAATCCTCGAACCAAACCACTTTCAAg GTAAGGAAGGAAAAATTGGGTGACAGAATTACAGCTCTCCACCAGCTAGTTTCCCCATTCGggaag ACTGACACAGCTTCAGTTTTGTTAGAAGCTATTGGATACATCAGATTCCTTCAGAGTCAAATTGAG GCTCTGAGCTTACCCTACTTGGGCAATGCTTCGGGAAGTACGAGGCAGCAGCAGCAACAACAACATTCT gttCAAGGAGAAAGAAATTGTGTTTTTCCTGAGGATCCTGGCCAG GATGAAGAGGGAAAGAAGGATTTGAGGAGTAGAGGGTTATGTCTGGTTCCTGTGTCCTGCACCCTGCAAGTTGGGAGTGACAATGGAGCCGATTATTGGGCACCGGCGTTTGGTGGTGGCGGCGGCGGTGGTGGTTTCCGGTAG
- the LOC120071470 gene encoding transcription factor bHLH68 isoform X1: MNRGVLQSSVMQQMMGSENPNWWNMMNISGGLRSTTTQQSSPNNNHNNNSPNILFPHSSLPFPSNCYYDVQDHHHLPESWSQLLLGGLVGEDDQKGCMGMFQSKKLEGWEEEILNSNNNNNTQQNQVDVKKEHSAQASNYVYGHGGDDYQLVAQKQNWSPMIQSSSPQSCVTSFSSNMLDFSNNNNNNSLVDHSRPRHPPQLDRSSECNSNVTGGAVKKARVQSSNQTTFKVRKEKLGDRITALHQLVSPFGKTDTASVLLEAIGYIRFLQSQIEALSLPYLGNASGSTRQQQQQQHSVQGERNCVFPEDPGQLLNENCLKRKGVSEQDEEGKKDLRSRGLCLVPVSCTLQVGSDNGADYWAPAFGGGGGGGGFR; encoded by the exons aTGAATAGAGGGGTTTTGCAAAGCTCAGTTATGCAACAAATGATGGGTTCAGAAAACCCTAATTGGTGGAATATGATGAATATTAGTGGAGGTTTGAGAAGCACAACCACACAACAATCTTCTcctaataataatcataataataattctCCCAATATTCTTTTCCCTCACTCTTCACTTCCTTTTCCTTCTAATTGTTACTATGATGTTCAAGATCATCACCACCTTCCTGAATCTTGGAGCCAACTCCTCTT GGGTGGATTGGTAGGTGAAGATGATCAAAAGGGTTGTATGGGAATGTTTCAATCCAAGAAATTAGAGGGTTGGGAAGAAGAGATTTTGAATAGTAACAATAACAACAACACTCAACAAAACCAAGTTGATGTCAAGAAAGAACACTCAGCTCAAGCAAGTAACTATGTGTATGGACACGGTGGCGACGATTATCAATTGGTGGCTCAAAAACAAAATTGGTCTCCTATGATACAATCTTCTTCTCCTCAGTCATGTGTGACAAGTTTCAGCAGTAATATGTTGGATTTTtcaaacaataacaataacaactcTCTTGTTGATCATTCTCGTCCTAGACATCCTCCTCAACTAGATCGCTCTTCCGAG TGTAACAGCAATGTAACTGGTGGGGCAGTGAAGAAGGCAAGAGTTCAATCCTCGAACCAAACCACTTTCAAg GTAAGGAAGGAAAAATTGGGTGACAGAATTACAGCTCTCCACCAGCTAGTTTCCCCATTCGggaag ACTGACACAGCTTCAGTTTTGTTAGAAGCTATTGGATACATCAGATTCCTTCAGAGTCAAATTGAG GCTCTGAGCTTACCCTACTTGGGCAATGCTTCGGGAAGTACGAGGCAGCAGCAGCAACAACAACATTCT gttCAAGGAGAAAGAAATTGTGTTTTTCCTGAGGATCCTGGCCAG CTCTTGAACGAGAATTGCTTGAAGAGGAAAGGAGTCTCTGAGCAG GATGAAGAGGGAAAGAAGGATTTGAGGAGTAGAGGGTTATGTCTGGTTCCTGTGTCCTGCACCCTGCAAGTTGGGAGTGACAATGGAGCCGATTATTGGGCACCGGCGTTTGGTGGTGGCGGCGGCGGTGGTGGTTTCCGGTAG